Within Triticum dicoccoides isolate Atlit2015 ecotype Zavitan chromosome 1B, WEW_v2.0, whole genome shotgun sequence, the genomic segment CAACTTGCCGCGCCACGGGTGAAAAGGGCAgggtcccttgcctggcttcccgaTCGAGCTGGAGGGTCACGCCGTGCCCTACCGCCCTTGCCATCCGGGCAGGGGAGGTCAGTGCCCTTGTAGTACGTGACTCTGCTAGCAATCCGCGGTCTTATCGTCCTGGCTCGCTGAATCATCTCAGACAAGTGTCGCGAGCCTAGCCTAGGCTCACATCACAGGCTAATCAAGTTAGTTAGTTAACTTCTGAAAAATTCAGCCTGGGACCTTCTCTTGTAGCCTTGTCTCATCGGCCAAAACCATATTTTGGACTGGACTGCCATATTCAGTTTCCTGTGGGCAGATTGGACGCTCCTATCGCAGATCACTGCGCCGTGTAGAATTGACTATGCCGTATTTTAACATCACGTGTAGAATTGGATGGTATGTTGTCGCGATAGCTCTTGTGGGTCTAGTTCGTTCCCGGGCAATGCATGTGCTGGTCTGCGGCAGGTTGACTTGAAGGTCCCGGATCCACGCCATTCAAGATGAAGAACCTGACACCTTCTGCCTCGGTCCATGCGTTTAATTGCCTAGCTAGCCGGGCCATCTTCTAGAGCAGCAGCAAAGTCCGGGGGCGCACGGTGGCTACTGCCTAGCTGTTGATACTATCTACGTACCTGCCGTTAGCAAATCATACTGTAAGTGGTGATGACTGGCACACCTGAGTGCCGCAATGTTTCTCTGCTTGCCCGATTTCATCCATGAATCGGAGACGAATGGCATCCACGTGTGTGTCTGTAGCCTGTAGGGGTCGACGCCCTTGCTTCTTTTGCACTCTTTCCATGTTTATACCCGCAAAATAGGTATCTTAATTAAGCCTGTTCAAGGCATTAACTTTAGTTTTCCGGATTTGATGTAACCCCATCAATAATGATCAGGGTGTTGATCGATCCATGCAATCAATCATTTGGTTACGGTTTATTGCAGGTGGACCTGCTGAGCCGGATGCACTCGCCGCACCTGGTGGGCCTGCTGGGGTACTGCGCCGACCAGAGCCACCGGCTGCTGGTGTTCGAGTTCATGCCCAACGGCAGCCTCAAGGGCCACCTgcaccccgccgtcgtccccgccgCCGGGGAGCAGCGGCCGGCGCTGGACTGGCAGACGCGGCTGGGCATCGCGCTGGACTGCGCCCGCGCGCTGGAGTTCCTGCACGAGCACACCTCCCCCGCCGTCATCCACCGCGACTTCAACTGCAGCAACGTCCTCCTCGACCACAACTACCGCGCCCGCGTCTCCGACTTCGGCACCGCCAAGGTCGGCTCCAACAAGGCCAACGGCCAGGTCGTCACGCGCGTCCTCGGCACCACCGGCTACCTCGCGCCAGAGTATGTAAACGAATTTGCCAGCTTCTGgttaagaagatgaagatccatggCTGATGGTGCTGTTGCTGGTTTGCGTTGCAGGTACGCGTCGACGGGGAAGCTGACGACCAAGTCGGACGTGTACAGCTACGgggtggtgctcctggagctgctgACGGGCCGGGTGCCGGTGGACACGCAGCGGCCGCCGGGACAGCACGTCCTGGTTTCATGGGTCAGTGCACAACTCACCACACTGTTCAGCAGCGTACCGTTCCTCATGTGGTTTGTCTTAGCCACCTAGGATCCGTACCATCGGCGGCAACCATGTGGCCACCGAGATAGATGTTCGACACGCAGCATAAATGCAGGGGGGGATTACATAATAGTAGTGGCAGTAGCGAGATTAGGACCAACGACAACACAAACATACGTGGCGCTCTGTGGACTCTGTTCGCTTGCTTTCAACGGAAGCAGGGGACACGAGcataatagaacaccccttttgtgTAAGCAGCTGGGGCGCCCTGAAACATCACGAAATCTGCATGCCATTATATCGTCGGTCTTACTAAGGGGGTGTTCGGAGTCCCCCCGCTCCGGACTCGCTCCGCGGAGCTGACGGAGCTACAGGCTAAAATAACGGAGTTGGAAGGTAGGTGCTCCGCAGATCCCGTAATTCTGCAGAGCCGGCGGAGAGCCAAACAGGccctaagtctcagtcgactgagacttcgttaTATCTGGTTCTCATCGTGTGGAAATTAATGGTAAATGACTCCTGTACGTGCGTTGTGATGACAGGCTCTTCCACGGCTGACGAACCGCGAGAGGCTCGTGCAGATGGTCGACCCGGCCCTGAAAGGCCAGTTCCCCGTCAAGGATCTCATCCAGGTGGGTGACCAGCGCCCCCCCTCCGTGCATGATCGATCGGTTTCCGCCATGGATGTGCAGCTCTGAGCTTCTTTTTCTTTATCGTGGACGCGTGCATGCAGGTGGCGGCGATCGCGGCGATGTGCATACAGACCAAGGCGGAGTACCGGCCGCTGATGACGGACGTGGTGCAGTCGCTCATCCCCATCGTGAAGAAGAGCCCCTCCATGTCCTGCTCCTCCACGCCGGCGAGGCCCCTGCAGCACGTCGTCTACATGAGCCCAGCCGCTGCCAGCAACACGTCCTAGGCCACCACACGATCGTCCGACGACGGGCTGGATTTCTCAGAGCTGCGCTTACCGTGCACTGCGCTGCGCTGCATGTCAGTAAGGCTGACGCGTCTCAACTGAAGATATCAGATTTTTTTTACATGGGTTTGCCCGAGCTAGTCCTCATGCTGTATAGAGCACCACAAGTCCTtcacttcttcaagacatgctgcaATGCACTGCAAGCTATCGTTGCAGGTGCGCTACATGCGTAGTGATTATATGTGTTTGGTCCACAATACATCGTTGTTCTTTGTATAAAATGCAGGAGTACCACATTAAATAAAAAATGGTAACTAATTATTAGTTTCCTTTTTGGGAGCTCTCAGCTGAGTGTTGTTTGATGGAGTATAAAATTCATGCACCACATTAAGTTTTTTTTTAGTACTGTAGTACCACATTGCACGGTTCTTATGTCTTCTAGACCTTCTCTCTTTGGGTGTGGCTAGCTCTCAGTCGACTGAAATTTAACCAAATCTTAGTTAAGTGATATAACATGCTAGAGAGAAAAGGAAAACTGAAAAAGATTACATGAATCTCAATGTAAGATCTCACGGTTATAGCATCGACTAAGATTTTCTCAGTGGACTGAAACTTAGCAAGAATGTTTACTAATCGGTGAGAGTATTATTGAATACAAAATTCAGCGAGGGTGAATTGATGGACAAGACAACCGGTATGCACCACAAATGCATGATTGTTTCCGGCTATGGTTGAAGTAAGCGGTTTTCTTTTGTGTCTTGAGTGCATAAATAGTACTCCAtcagtaaagaaatataaaaacatttagatcgctagcagcagtagcagcaacacAGACCAGCTGCTGGCAGCTAGCAACACGTTGAAGATCACGACACGTACGTACGAGGACGGGCAGGATTTTTAAGCTGGCTGCGCTGCACTGCACCTGCACGGCACTAGGGCTGCCGCGTCTGAACTGAATATATCAAGATTCTTTCTATGGGTTTGCCCGAGCCATAGTCCTCActctttaaaaataataataacccCTGACCTATGAATGCATCAATTTTATTAAGCGTAAAGATGTTCAACAAAGTACCAGGTCTAAAATCCACTCACAAAAGGAGTccaacaaaataaataaaagataCCACAACCGGCAGAAAAATAGAGCAGGCCACGATGTTTAAACACCTAGCTTATTAGTAGATCGTCATTgaaaccggttgaagatagcccgtgctaccatcttcgaccggttgcacccagtaaccaaaagtCCTCTGAAGTCAGCATGATGAGTATCAACCAGGTACGGATCCAAGCTGTGTCTCTGTAAATAACCTGCAGAAAGTTGATAAAAAAATTCTGGTTAAAGATCATATCATTTCTGCAGTTTTATATAGCCCACAACATCACACATATCCCTATCTGAATACGTCCGGCTAAGTTTGATTCAACTTCATTTAGCCACGTCACAAATAACGTGTCAATACTAAGTGGAGGGTTAACATTAAAGGTTATATGCAAAGTACGCCAGAGGAGTTTGGCTAAGGGACAgttgagaaagaggtgtttgatagtctcatcgtgatcacaaaaacaacatcaaGTACTGCCTACCCATCTACGCTTTACCAAATTATCCTTAGCTAAGATCACTctcttgtggacaaaccacataaagattttaatTCGAAGCGGAAATTTAATTTTCCAGATATGAAGTGATCTCGGAATAGGCCCAGAGTCGATAAGGTCCAAATACATAGATTTCACCGAGAAACTACCGTTCGTAGTTAATTCCAAAGAAAAACATCTGGATGGTCGGTAAGTTGAACATCCATCAACCTATGGACCAAGTGCAAC encodes:
- the LOC119342388 gene encoding probable serine/threonine-protein kinase PBL7 — protein: MADVAAFSPSPPAPSPLAAADVAADALLAPWPLSPWPAPLRRGGDDGGSNPLFAILPLSALAIGLVLLVAVALILVLTRRAKLRLVAAGDSVDGDKPGAPASSCGSSVRGYQNGRCYAATGCIYGGRLGPLGLAVVQPRSRGAQVFTYRELERATDGFGEGNVLGRGAYGVVFRGRLGDGTPAAIKRLQLDPRRQGEREFRVEVDLLSRMHSPHLVGLLGYCADQSHRLLVFEFMPNGSLKGHLHPAVVPAAGEQRPALDWQTRLGIALDCARALEFLHEHTSPAVIHRDFNCSNVLLDHNYRARVSDFGTAKVGSNKANGQVVTRVLGTTGYLAPEYASTGKLTTKSDVYSYGVVLLELLTGRVPVDTQRPPGQHVLVSWALPRLTNRERLVQMVDPALKGQFPVKDLIQVAAIAAMCIQTKAEYRPLMTDVVQSLIPIVKKSPSMSCSSTPARPLQHVVYMSPAAASNTS